The segment TAGATTCGATGCTTTGCGCAATGAATACGTCTTGCAGTGCTGGATTCAATACATTGAATACGAAAATATAAAAAATCTCATTGCAGTAGATGGTGATAAACATGGTGATTGAGCAGTACCAAAATGCCTCTGCAAAGCTAAGAAAACCTTCGTGGTTTGTTTTTCGCTCTTTGCGACCTAGATGGATCAATAGAGAAAACGACACGATCATCAGCGTGATACTGCGCCACGAAAAATAGGCATCATCACTGATGAGGTAGGCGATTATGGAAATGGCTATTCCTACCGATCCAATGATTGCTCCGTGGAGGAGTGCTTTTTTGTTGAGTTCACTGTTCACTTTGTATGCTTTTGTTGATTCAGCTCTTAGGCGCTTTTCTTTTCAATACTACAGCCACTACAGTTGTTATCAAAAATCCAATGATGATTTTTTTGAGAAAACTATCGAGTATGATGTCAGATTGGGTAGTGTTTCTGACTTTTTCGTAGGATTCGATGTAGGACTCAGCGCCCATTTGTTCTACGATTTTGGTTCGGGTTTCTTCCAGTATTTCTACTCTGCTCGTGACATAGTCACTGACCATGGCAGGTTCTATCCATTGTGTAAAGATGTAAATGAATGCGGAAGTGACTAACCCCAAGACTAAGAAAATGATAAAGCCACCGCTCATGCCTTGCCAGTATTCGAGGAGCTTGCCGTTGAATCGGTCTCTGAATTCTTTGATCCCAAAAAACACAAAAATAGGTATGATGAAAAGGTCAAACATCTGCAGTTCCTGCAAGGGGTTCTCTCCTGAGAAGTAAAACACCAGAAACATGATCACGATCATCGCTGATCCGATCAATCCATATCTGAGGGATGTCCTAAATAAATCTCTCATGCGAGGTATTGTTTAGTGCCGTTGATTGTCGCGCTGACCTGACCTATTAATTCCTTGCCGTAGTAGGGGCTGTTGACTGACTTGGAGCGGTTGCTGCTGCTGTCGTATTTCCACTTTTTCTTAGGATTGATCAGTGTGAGGTTGGCTTTTTGTTTTTCATTGATGCTGGCCGTTTCTATTTTTAGAATCGCACGGGGATTGACGGTCACTTTGTCGATCCATTCATTGTATTCCAATTCTTCTTTGAGCGAAAGGAGAGAAGGAATCATAGTTTGTAGCGAAAGAATACCGTTTTCTGCTCTGTCAAATTCTAGTTTTTTGCTTTCCTCATCCTGTGGAGTATGTGCACTGACAATCACATCGATGATACCTTCTTTGAGACCTTTGATCAGTGCCTTTCTGTCTTTTTCTTCTCTGAGTGGAGGATTGATTTTGAAATTGGAATCATATCCTATGACTGATTCATCTGTGTGCATGAGGTGATGGATGCTAACGTCGCAAGTGATATTCAATCCTTTCTTCTTTCCCTTTTTGATCAATTTGACACTTTCGGCAGAGGAAATATTGGAGAAGTGCAAGCGTCCACCGCTGTATTCCAAGATGTCAAGGTCTCTTTTGATCATCAGGTGTTCTGCCAGCGCTGGCATGCCTTTCAGTCCCAACCCTGTGCTGACGATCCCTTCATTCATGGTGCCAAAACGAGTGAGTAGTTTATCTTCGGGCAGATTGATGATCAATCCGTCGATCTTCTGCACATAAATCAGAGACTTGAGCAAAATATCCGTGTGCCATAGTGGCTCATTCCCATCTGTAAATGCCACCGCTCCAGCCTCGTGCAAATCGAGCATTTCTGTGAGATCTTCACCTTTGGTATCTATGGTGACGGCTGCCATGGGGTACAAATCCGTCAGGCAATCTCTGCTCTTGGATTTGATGTACTCAATGTGACTCTTGGCTTGTACGACTGGCGCGGTATTGGGTAGTGTAGCGATGCCTGTAAAGCCCGATTCTGTGGCCAGTTGACACCCGCTGCGGATGTCTTCTTTGTGCTCGTTGCCCGGATCATTGAAATTGGCTTTCATATCAAACAGACCGGGGAGCAACAGCTGACCTTTGGCTTCTATGACGGTGTCTGCCGAATGTTCTTGTTTGTCAATAGAGACAATGACTCCATCTTGGATCAATACATTGACTATCTTGTTGTGGTGCGGTGATTGCGGGTCGAGGATTTTAGCTTCCCTTATAAATAGACTCATTTACAAAAATCTTAGTAGCAAAGATTCGGCTATTAGAAATGCCAAGGACAAAAGTAAAGCATATTTCCATAACTCCATGCTGTGGTATTTTTCTTTCAAGATTTTAGTGAAATTCTTGCTGTCTACATGGTCAAAGGTTTCTAAGGATTGGATGCCAGAAAGCAATTGTGAGAGCTCATCGTGTTTGATTATGGTCAGGTCGGATTCTGCTTTGGAGTGGTTGAATCCGATGTAGTCCAAGTCTTCTTGATCAGAATACAACTGGTAATTGCCCGGTGTGAGTAGGTATTTTGGAAAGTCCATGACCAATTGGTTTTGCATCATGCGCTGGGAGGGAATGAGTTCTTCTCCCAATACGGTGTGCTTGATTTTGTAGAGGGTGTTGTTATGGATCGAGTCTAGTGAGACGACCATGTTGTCATTGTCTGCAGTATAGTAGAGTCGGTTGCTGCTGCTGGCGCTGAGTTCTCCGATCCGTTGCATGACAGGGACGAAGAAGGCGTGCCTCTGAAAATCGGTCAGTTCGTCCGTCAAAGCAGTGCCATAGATGTACAAATTACCTTGTTGTGAAACTTTGGACAGAAAGGAGTTACCAGTTTTTGTCTTGAGTAAGGTTTGGTGAAAGCTCTTGAGTTGGAACAAAGGTGAAGCTGAAGGGAGTTTTGTTTTGTTGTCAATGGACTCAAACATACCTTCAAAGAAAGGGTTGTTCAGCTCTGGCTTTTCCATTTCGATTTTCTCAACATATGGAATCATATCATAGCGCAGGTTGAGACTGCTTTGTAGATCAGCCAGTGCATTTTCTGCATGAGGGAATAGCACTACTGTTTTCCCTGCTTCTAGTAAAGTCTTGATTTGCGCCTGAAGACTGGAGTTAATTTCCTTGACACTGTAGAGGACAAGTACATCCGAGTTCTCTAGTTTTTGATACGAGACATCCCCAGTATGGAAGGTGTTGAACTCAAATAGATCATTGTCTTCAAATACCTTTTCTATGTAAGTGCTGGCGACTTGATCTTTGATTTCTATGACTTGAATCTTGGGCGCCAGATTAAAAGCCAGGTAGAATTCATTGTCAAAAGTGACCGGAAAGTCTTGAAATTCGATACGAGCTTGATTGTACTTGTTGAGGTTCTTGCCCAGCTCGAAACTGATTGTTTTGGAAGATCTGGAATCAATGGAGACAGCCATACTAGCCGATTGTTGGTTGTTGACATGGAGTTTGACGATGAGGTCTTCGATGGCCTTGTCTCCATTGTTTTTGATTTTGGTGCTAAGTATGTTTTGCTTGTGAGCCAAAATGAAGGGTTGGTTGATGTAGGCAGTGTCTACATAGATGTTGTTTTCTTGGGCTACAGTCAGGGGTATGAGATAGTATTGGTTCAGTGTGTCGGTCACCTGATCTATCTGGCCAAATGTGGATCGTTGCATGTCGCTCAATACAAATATCTCACTGTGATCATTGGGATCGCTGAGTGTTTTGATTTTGTTGAAGATCTCTGTGCCAGATCGACTGACACTAGATGGTTTCATTTCGGACAGCAAGTCTCGTGTTTGTTCTGCGCTTTTGAAATGGTTGGCGCTGGGAGAAAAATTGTTGTCTAGAATCTTGAAACTGGTGGAACTTGGATAGAGGTCTATTACTTGTTGCGCGATAGACTGTGCTACGGTCAGCGCAGATGTGTTTTCGTCGGTGAGATTACCCATGCTCCCAGAGTTGTCTAGGTAGAGAATAACAGAGTTTTCATTGAGCCCCTCTTCTTGTCCAGGGATAAATGGTTGGGCAAATGCCAGTACCAAAAAGAAAATGAATGCCAGTCGACAAAGTAGAATCAGAAGATGCTTGAGCTGGAGTTTGGAGGACGACTTCTTTTTGACGGTGTTTAGGAACCTTACATTCGAAAACTTCACCAGTTTCGCTTTGCGAAAATTGAAAAGATGAACAATGATAGGGATACTTAGGGCAAGTAGTCCCCAGAGAAATGTAGCGTTAGCAAAGTTCATTGAAGCAAATCTAAACGAAAATCAAAGCTGGCAAAGTTTACAGGAACTAATAATTTTAAAGAGACCTTTGAACGGACAAGTTAATGATTTGATAACTTCTCTTGTAGAGTATTTTTATTTGGGTTCTAAAATCCGTATATTCGAACTGTTGTTGTGGATTAAGATTTGATTAGTCCTTTTTATTTTGAGTTTTTGACCTTGGGGTTCAAGTTAAGTCTTGGACCCTTTTTTTGTGACTGATGATATTTCTCGATTTTTGATCCTGTCTCTGGAATTGACCGATATCGAACACAGGTGTCTCATACCTGAACAATTTTCCTTTCTTTTTATAATTTATGTAATTTGTAATTGACAGTATTTCAGTTAGTTACGTGAATGGCACTTTTCTTGGCATAGGGTCAGTGAATATGTAATTTTTTACCGAATGGATCGAGTAATACAAAAGAAGAAGTGGACAGTAAAAAGGGTAGCAGCAATCTCCGCTGCTGTCCTAATCGCAAGTTTCATCTTATACAATTTCGTCTTTGCGGATCAAGGGGTGAAATTGAAAGTGAATGAAGATAAGATCAAAATAGCCCAAGTCGTCAACGGACAATTCCGTGAATTTATTCCTGTGGATGGCAATGTATTACCGATCAAAACGATCCGTTTGGATGCTATCGAGGGAGGTACAGTAGAGAAGAAATATCTGGATGGTGGGATATTGGTCACCGAAGGCGATACCATATTGAAATTGTCCAACAACAATCTCGTCCAAAATTTCATCCGAGAGGAAACACAAGCTTTCATTTTGGTCAATAATCTGGAAAACACAAAGCTGGATTTGCAAAGGACGCAGTTCGAGCTAAAGAAAAAGCTCATTGATTTGGACTATGACATAGCAGATGCGAAAGATAACTATGAGAGAGGAGTGAAACTCAGAGAAGAGAACGTGATCTCAGAGCAGGAATTTCTAAAACTCAAGAGAGATTACAATAGACTAGTTGATTCACGCAAAATTGAGATTCAGTCTCAGGACTTTGATACCAAAAATGCCAAAATTCAAATTCGCCAGACCGAACAGACCCTGTCAAGAACTAGAAACAACTTGAAAATGATCAAAGGTAATCTGGAAAACCTGTATATCAAGGCACCGATATCTGGTCGGTTGTCATCCATCAATGCAGAGGTAGGTGAATCTATCCAGATGGGTCAAAACATAGGCCAGATCGATGATATGAACGGATTCAAGGTTCGCGCTACCATAGATGAACACTACATCGCCAGAATATATGAAGGTTTAGTGGGTTCATTTGATTTTGATGGAGCGAATCATGACCTACAGATAGCTAAGATTTATCCAGAGGTAAACAATGGTCTGTTTTCAGTGGATTTGAGTTTTACCGCAGAGTTGCCCAAAGGCATTCGCAGAGGACAAACACTTCAAATCAAATTGCAACTCAGTGAAAACATCGAAGCACTACAAATCCCACGCGGCAGTTTCTATCAAACCACCGGAGGCAACTGGGTTTTTGTCGTGACAGAGGACGGAGGAGAGGCCGTAAGGCGAAAAATAAAATTGGGTAGGCAAAACCCACGATTCTACGAAGTATTGGAGGGCTTAGAAGCAGGTGATCAGGTCGTAGTATCATCATACGAAGGCTATGAAGACAAAGACCGCTTAGTATTTAAATAAGATATAATGCAATCAAATCATAAAACAATGGAAAATACAGGGACACTTATCCAAACCAATGATCTAAAGAAAATCTATTACACAGATGAAATCGAAACGACTGCTTTGGCAGGGGTGAATTTGGAGGTAAAGAACGGAGAGTTTGTAGCAATCATGGGACCATCAGGCTGCGGCAAGTCTACTTTGCTCAACATCTTGGGCTTGTTGGACAATCCATCACATGGGGAGTTTTACTTTTCAGATCAAGAGATTTCACAATTCAGTGAAAGAAAAAGAGCGGATTTGAGAAAGGAGAATATTGGTTTTGTATTCCAGAGCTTTAACCTAATCGATGAGTTGACTGTGTTTGAAAACATAGAATTGCCCTTGATTTACTTGAAGTATTCAGCATCAGAACGAAAGAAAAGAGTAGAAGAAGTCATGGAGCAGATGAAAATCATGCATAGAAGGAATCACTTCCCTCAGCAGCTCTCTGGTGGACAGCAGCAGAGAGTGGCGATATCCAGAGCTGTGGTAGCCAAGCCTAACATGATCCTTGCCGATGAGCCTACAGGTAACCTAGACTCAGCCAATGGACAGGAAGTCATGTCTCTGTTAAGTGAGTTGAATGCAAAAGGCACAACGGTGATCATGGTGACTCACTCGCCTGTTGATGCAGAATATGCACATCGAGTCATTCACCTATTCGATGGGCAGATCGTCTCCGAAAACATCAATACCAGAGACAGTACTCTCGTCTAGCGGAGCTCCGAAAAATACGAATTAGTAAATAGTTGTAAATAAGTAGAATCCTCATGGTGCTCATGTCAGGTGAGCACCCTCTGTGCCTTTCGATAAATAACCGAAGATGAAAAGTGTACTGGTAATAATAATGGTTTTGATGGGGTATTGGTTGTGTGCACAGGACGTAGACACGACTCCCAGCAAGCAGGTTTTGACGCTGGATCAGTGTATGAAGATCGCTATGCAAAACAACATAGAGCTGAAACGTGTCAAAAACAATGCACTCATTGCTAACGCAAATTATTTTCAACGCATGATGGAGTTCCTGCCATCTATTGATTTGTACGCCAATTACGATCTCTATAACGGCACCTTTTTTGACAACACAGCTGCGCGTCAGGTGACTTCTGTAACCAATTCCTCCAATCCAAGCATTCGTGCCAATTGGACGGTTTTCAACGGTTTTAGCAATCACTATCAGCTAAAAGCCGCCAACAACAACAAGGAAGCGACTTCTTTTGCCATAGAAGAACAAGTGCAAACAGTAGAATCCAATGTACTAGCTGCCTACCTCAGTGTGGTACTAGACAAGGAAAACATCAAAATATCAGAGGATAAAATCAATTTGCTCCAATCTCAACTCGAAAGAGAGAAAAAAAGGAATGAAATCGGAGTAGGAAATTTGGAACAAGTTTATAATTTTCAATCCCAACTAGCCAATGAAAATCTCACATTGGTCAACCGTAAAAACTTATTATTGACAGACATGCTACGTTTGTTGCAAACCTTGCAACTGGAGGTGTCAGACAATTATGACGTTGCTCCTTACGAATTCGGAGACGATTTGGCTTTGATGGAAAAAGAGAAGTTCGCAGAAGTTTTAGAAAGTTCTTTGTCTTATTCGCCAGGGATCAAAAGAGCCACGCATTCTGCCGAATCTGCCAGTATGCTGTTTAAAAGTTCCAGAGCACAATATCTACCCACAGTGGCTTTGTCAGGTCAGGTAGGATCGTCTTACTCATCCAATGGCGCACGAAATCCTGAAAATGGTATGGTAGATTCTCATGCGAGTTTTT is part of the Reichenbachiella agarivorans genome and harbors:
- a CDS encoding DUF4199 domain-containing protein, producing the protein MNSELNKKALLHGAIIGSVGIAISIIAYLISDDAYFSWRSITLMIVSFSLLIHLGRKERKTNHEGFLSFAEAFWYCSITMFITIYCNEIFYIFVFNVLNPALQDVFIAQSIESTEQMLMIFEKDMSKIDESISEIERQVRNSFKPFSLIANSWQILTQAMIVGLIGALFIKKSKPLFEED
- a CDS encoding DUF4199 domain-containing protein, with the translated sequence MRDLFRTSLRYGLIGSAMIVIMFLVFYFSGENPLQELQMFDLFIIPIFVFFGIKEFRDRFNGKLLEYWQGMSGGFIIFLVLGLVTSAFIYIFTQWIEPAMVSDYVTSRVEILEETRTKIVEQMGAESYIESYEKVRNTTQSDIILDSFLKKIIIGFLITTVVAVVLKRKAPKS
- a CDS encoding dihydroorotase, yielding MSLFIREAKILDPQSPHHNKIVNVLIQDGVIVSIDKQEHSADTVIEAKGQLLLPGLFDMKANFNDPGNEHKEDIRSGCQLATESGFTGIATLPNTAPVVQAKSHIEYIKSKSRDCLTDLYPMAAVTIDTKGEDLTEMLDLHEAGAVAFTDGNEPLWHTDILLKSLIYVQKIDGLIINLPEDKLLTRFGTMNEGIVSTGLGLKGMPALAEHLMIKRDLDILEYSGGRLHFSNISSAESVKLIKKGKKKGLNITCDVSIHHLMHTDESVIGYDSNFKINPPLREEKDRKALIKGLKEGIIDVIVSAHTPQDEESKKLEFDRAENGILSLQTMIPSLLSLKEELEYNEWIDKVTVNPRAILKIETASINEKQKANLTLINPKKKWKYDSSSNRSKSVNSPYYGKELIGQVSATINGTKQYLA
- a CDS encoding BatA domain-containing protein, producing MNFANATFLWGLLALSIPIIVHLFNFRKAKLVKFSNVRFLNTVKKKSSSKLQLKHLLILLCRLAFIFFLVLAFAQPFIPGQEEGLNENSVILYLDNSGSMGNLTDENTSALTVAQSIAQQVIDLYPSSTSFKILDNNFSPSANHFKSAEQTRDLLSEMKPSSVSRSGTEIFNKIKTLSDPNDHSEIFVLSDMQRSTFGQIDQVTDTLNQYYLIPLTVAQENNIYVDTAYINQPFILAHKQNILSTKIKNNGDKAIEDLIVKLHVNNQQSASMAVSIDSRSSKTISFELGKNLNKYNQARIEFQDFPVTFDNEFYLAFNLAPKIQVIEIKDQVASTYIEKVFEDNDLFEFNTFHTGDVSYQKLENSDVLVLYSVKEINSSLQAQIKTLLEAGKTVVLFPHAENALADLQSSLNLRYDMIPYVEKIEMEKPELNNPFFEGMFESIDNKTKLPSASPLFQLKSFHQTLLKTKTGNSFLSKVSQQGNLYIYGTALTDELTDFQRHAFFVPVMQRIGELSASSSNRLYYTADNDNMVVSLDSIHNNTLYKIKHTVLGEELIPSQRMMQNQLVMDFPKYLLTPGNYQLYSDQEDLDYIGFNHSKAESDLTIIKHDELSQLLSGIQSLETFDHVDSKNFTKILKEKYHSMELWKYALLLSLAFLIAESLLLRFL
- a CDS encoding efflux RND transporter periplasmic adaptor subunit, giving the protein MDRVIQKKKWTVKRVAAISAAVLIASFILYNFVFADQGVKLKVNEDKIKIAQVVNGQFREFIPVDGNVLPIKTIRLDAIEGGTVEKKYLDGGILVTEGDTILKLSNNNLVQNFIREETQAFILVNNLENTKLDLQRTQFELKKKLIDLDYDIADAKDNYERGVKLREENVISEQEFLKLKRDYNRLVDSRKIEIQSQDFDTKNAKIQIRQTEQTLSRTRNNLKMIKGNLENLYIKAPISGRLSSINAEVGESIQMGQNIGQIDDMNGFKVRATIDEHYIARIYEGLVGSFDFDGANHDLQIAKIYPEVNNGLFSVDLSFTAELPKGIRRGQTLQIKLQLSENIEALQIPRGSFYQTTGGNWVFVVTEDGGEAVRRKIKLGRQNPRFYEVLEGLEAGDQVVVSSYEGYEDKDRLVFK
- a CDS encoding ABC transporter ATP-binding protein → MENTGTLIQTNDLKKIYYTDEIETTALAGVNLEVKNGEFVAIMGPSGCGKSTLLNILGLLDNPSHGEFYFSDQEISQFSERKRADLRKENIGFVFQSFNLIDELTVFENIELPLIYLKYSASERKKRVEEVMEQMKIMHRRNHFPQQLSGGQQQRVAISRAVVAKPNMILADEPTGNLDSANGQEVMSLLSELNAKGTTVIMVTHSPVDAEYAHRVIHLFDGQIVSENINTRDSTLV
- a CDS encoding TolC family protein, with translation MKSVLVIIMVLMGYWLCAQDVDTTPSKQVLTLDQCMKIAMQNNIELKRVKNNALIANANYFQRMMEFLPSIDLYANYDLYNGTFFDNTAARQVTSVTNSSNPSIRANWTVFNGFSNHYQLKAANNNKEATSFAIEEQVQTVESNVLAAYLSVVLDKENIKISEDKINLLQSQLEREKKRNEIGVGNLEQVYNFQSQLANENLTLVNRKNLLLTDMLRLLQTLQLEVSDNYDVAPYEFGDDLALMEKEKFAEVLESSLSYSPGIKRATHSAESASMLFKSSRAQYLPTVALSGQVGSSYSSNGARNPENGMVDSHASFSDQMNWNRYDYLNLSVTVPVFYRGRLRNDTQVAKLNLENANLDLQQTELDVTNTIQQVYVNLTSAQATYKAAEDNLVALNQSFEYVETRYEHGNTDFYTYLESLNNKNRAEIELVNAKYMIVFRQKILDVYRGQL